A DNA window from Mycobacterium sp. IDR2000157661 contains the following coding sequences:
- a CDS encoding ferredoxin, whose amino-acid sequence MGCFRSFKVTVDLDLCQGHAMCELEAPDYFTVPKRGKVEIIDSEPPDDARDEIQNAVDMCPTQALAIREK is encoded by the coding sequence ATGGGTTGCTTCAGAAGCTTCAAAGTCACTGTCGACCTCGACCTCTGTCAGGGCCACGCCATGTGCGAGCTCGAGGCGCCCGACTACTTCACCGTGCCCAAGCGTGGCAAGGTCGAGATCATCGACTCCGAACCGCCCGACGATGCCCGCGACGAGATCCAGAACGCCGTCGACATGTGCCCCACCCAAGCGCTGGCCATCCGAGAAAAATAG
- a CDS encoding cytochrome P450, translating into MTTAIVPRVSGGEEEHGHLEEFRTDPIGLMNRVRAECGDVGWFQLVDKHVILLSGAEANEFFFRSADEDLDQAEAYPFMTPIFGKGVVFDASPERRKEMLHNSALRGEHMKGHAATIEGEVKKMIADWGDEGEIELLDFFAELTIYTSTACLIGLKFRGQLDHRFAEYYHQLERGTDPLCYVDPYLPIESFRLRDEARVKLVALVQEIMDQRLADPPKDKADRDMLDVLVSIKDEEGQPRFSADEVTGMFISLMFAGHHTSSGTSAWTLIELIRHPDVYAEVQAELDDLYADGQEVSFHALRQIPKLDNVVKETLRLHPPLIILMRVAQGEFEVKGFPIHKGDFVAASPAISNRIAEDFPDPDAFNPDRYNKPEQADVVNRWTWIPFGAGRHRCVGAAFAQMQIKAIFSVLLREYEFEMAQPADSYRNDHSKMVVQLQRPAKARYRRRSE; encoded by the coding sequence ATGACCACAGCGATCGTGCCGAGAGTCTCCGGCGGCGAGGAAGAGCACGGACATCTCGAGGAATTCCGCACCGATCCGATCGGGTTGATGAACCGTGTCCGCGCCGAATGCGGTGATGTCGGCTGGTTCCAACTTGTCGACAAACACGTCATCCTGCTCTCCGGCGCCGAGGCCAACGAGTTCTTCTTCCGTTCCGCCGACGAGGATCTCGACCAGGCCGAGGCGTATCCGTTCATGACGCCGATCTTCGGCAAGGGGGTGGTGTTCGACGCCAGCCCCGAGCGGCGCAAGGAGATGCTGCACAACTCCGCGCTGCGCGGTGAGCACATGAAGGGCCACGCCGCCACCATCGAGGGCGAGGTCAAGAAGATGATCGCCGACTGGGGTGACGAAGGCGAGATCGAGCTGCTCGACTTCTTCGCTGAGCTGACGATCTACACCTCGACCGCGTGTCTGATCGGGTTGAAGTTTCGCGGGCAACTCGACCACCGCTTCGCCGAGTACTACCACCAGCTCGAGCGCGGCACCGACCCGCTGTGCTACGTCGACCCGTACCTGCCGATCGAGAGCTTCCGGCTGCGCGACGAGGCCCGGGTCAAACTCGTTGCGCTGGTACAAGAGATCATGGACCAGCGGCTGGCAGACCCGCCGAAGGACAAGGCCGACCGCGACATGCTCGACGTGCTGGTGTCGATCAAGGATGAGGAGGGCCAGCCGCGGTTCTCCGCCGACGAGGTCACCGGCATGTTCATCTCGCTCATGTTCGCCGGCCACCACACCAGCTCCGGAACGTCGGCGTGGACGCTGATCGAGCTGATCCGTCACCCTGACGTCTACGCCGAGGTGCAGGCCGAGCTCGATGACCTCTACGCCGACGGCCAGGAAGTCAGTTTCCATGCGCTGCGCCAGATTCCGAAGCTGGACAACGTCGTCAAGGAGACCCTGCGACTGCATCCGCCGCTGATCATCCTGATGCGCGTCGCGCAGGGCGAATTCGAGGTCAAGGGCTTTCCCATCCACAAGGGTGATTTCGTCGCCGCCTCGCCGGCGATCTCCAACCGCATCGCCGAGGACTTTCCGGATCCCGACGCGTTCAATCCGGATCGCTACAACAAGCCCGAACAGGCCGACGTCGTGAACCGGTGGACATGGATCCCGTTCGGCGCGGGCAGGCACCGTTGCGTCGGTGCGGCGTTCGCCCAGATGCAGATCAAGGCGATCTTCTCGGTCCTGTTGCGGGAGTACGAGTTCGAGATGGCCCAGCCCGCCGACTCCTACCGCAACGACCACTCGAAGATGGTGGTGCAGTTGCAGCGCCCGGCCAAGGCCCGTTACCGCAGGCGCAGCGAGTAA
- a CDS encoding SDR family oxidoreductase: MPRFEPLPERRPVIIAGASSGIGEATAIDMAARGFPVALGARRVEKLTDLVGKINADGGEAVGFHLDVTDPNSVKSFVTQSVDALGDIEVLVAGAGDTYFGKLAEIAGEEFDSQLQIHVVGAFRLAAAVLPGMLERQRGDLIFVGSDVALRQRPHMGAYGAAKAALVAMVNNFQMELEGTGVRASIVHPGPTRTGMGWSLPAEKIGPALEDWAKWGQARHDYFLRASDLARAITFVAETPRGGFIANMELQPEAPLADHKDRQKLEVDEKALNQ; this comes from the coding sequence ATGCCCCGCTTCGAACCCCTGCCCGAACGCCGGCCGGTCATCATCGCCGGCGCCTCGTCCGGTATCGGCGAGGCCACCGCGATCGACATGGCGGCGCGCGGCTTCCCGGTCGCGCTCGGTGCGCGCCGGGTCGAGAAGCTCACTGACCTGGTGGGCAAGATCAACGCCGACGGCGGCGAGGCAGTCGGGTTCCACCTCGACGTCACCGACCCCAACTCGGTGAAATCATTTGTGACGCAGTCGGTCGACGCACTCGGCGACATCGAGGTGCTGGTGGCCGGTGCGGGTGACACCTACTTCGGCAAGCTCGCCGAGATCGCAGGCGAGGAGTTCGATTCCCAGTTGCAGATCCACGTCGTCGGCGCCTTCCGATTGGCGGCCGCGGTGCTGCCCGGAATGCTCGAACGTCAGCGCGGCGATCTGATCTTCGTAGGCTCCGATGTGGCGTTGCGTCAGCGCCCCCACATGGGCGCCTACGGCGCGGCCAAGGCGGCGCTGGTGGCCATGGTCAACAACTTCCAGATGGAACTGGAAGGCACCGGTGTCCGCGCCTCGATCGTGCACCCCGGCCCGACCAGGACCGGCATGGGCTGGAGCCTGCCCGCCGAGAAGATCGGCCCGGCGCTGGAGGACTGGGCCAAGTGGGGCCAGGCCCGTCACGACTACTTCCTGCGGGCCTCCGATCTGGCACGCGCCATCACGTTCGTGGCCGAGACGCCGCGCGGCGGCTTCATCGCGAACATGGAGTTGCAACCCGAGGCCCCGTTAGCCGACCACAAAGACCGTCAGAAGCTCGAAGTCGACGAGAAAGCCCTGAACCAATGA